The nucleotide window TCGAATACGCCATCGCTGCGCAACACGATCGGCGAGGGCCCGGCGATCCGCCCGGGCACCCAGGCACGGCCAATCAGGGTTCCCGTCAGGCCGTCGGCCGGCAATGTATTCTCGGGCGTAAGCAGTAGCGACATGGCAGTTCTTCCTGGTTCGTGATGCTTCCACGCTAGGGGGGGCAGACGATAAACTCCAATGAGATATATTCAGTAATCGATAACGAATGGTTATTGCAGGCCCGAGGAAATCTCCAATGTCAGATGTATCCTTTTCCAGCTTCTGCGGCTGGTTGAAATTTCGCCATCTGCTGCTGATCGATACCTTGGGCCGCACTTGCAACATGCACTTGGCGGCCCAGCAGATGAACCTCAGCCAGCCGGCCATCAGCAAGATGCTCAAGGAAATCGAGAGCCTGCTCGGCTTTGCCCTGTTCGAGCGGCGACCGCGCAGCATGCCGCCCACGGCGTTGGGCGAGCATGTGCTGCGGTATGCGCAGATCGCCTTGAATGACGCGCGTTCGTTCGTTGAGCAAATCAGCAGCCTGCGCGAGGGGGGCCATGGTTACCTCAAGGTCGGCGGGATTTTTGCCGCGACGGCGGTGGCCCTGCCCGAGGCGATTTTGCAGATCAAGCAGCGTTGGCCATTGCTGTCGATCGAGGTCGTGGAGCAAACCAGTAACCACCTGATGGAGATGCTCGAAGAGAAGAAGCTCGATCTGGCGGTGGCTCGTTTCACCGATCAAAGCCAACAGCAGCGTTATGACTTCCAGCCCCTGGCCCCAGAACCGTTTTGCATTGTGGTCAACAGCCACCATCCCCTGGCCGGTGCCGGGCCGACCTCCCTGCAGCAGTTGGTGGATCTGCCCTGGATTCTCTACCCGGTCGGCACGCCCATTCGCGCGCGTATGGAGCTGGCCTTCGCCGAGGCTGGGGTAGGCATGCCACGCAACACCATCGACACCATCTCCATGCAGACCTTCCTCCAGGTGCTGCAGCGGGGTCCGATGATCGGGATGCTGCCCAATGCCATGGTCGATCCATTGCTCGAGAGCGGCCAACTGAAAATCCTCGACACCCCGCTGCACCTGGTGCCCCAGGACTACGGCATTCTCACGCGCAGAGGCGAGCCGTTGATGGGCGCGGCGCTGGAGTTTGCGGAAATCCTCAAGGACCACGCCCGCCTGTGCGGTGATCCTGCTGTTGGAATACTGGGAAACGACGACTGATCCGATAACGGATCGTTATCGATTAATCAGAAAATGCCATTGGGAAAGAATCGTTTCGCGGTCGTA belongs to Pseudomonas sp. B21-028 and includes:
- a CDS encoding LysR family transcriptional regulator translates to MSDVSFSSFCGWLKFRHLLLIDTLGRTCNMHLAAQQMNLSQPAISKMLKEIESLLGFALFERRPRSMPPTALGEHVLRYAQIALNDARSFVEQISSLREGGHGYLKVGGIFAATAVALPEAILQIKQRWPLLSIEVVEQTSNHLMEMLEEKKLDLAVARFTDQSQQQRYDFQPLAPEPFCIVVNSHHPLAGAGPTSLQQLVDLPWILYPVGTPIRARMELAFAEAGVGMPRNTIDTISMQTFLQVLQRGPMIGMLPNAMVDPLLESGQLKILDTPLHLVPQDYGILTRRGEPLMGAALEFAEILKDHARLCGDPAVGILGNDD